In a genomic window of Pseudoglutamicibacter albus:
- a CDS encoding pyridoxal phosphate-dependent aminotransferase, whose protein sequence is MSEIKQSAKLNNVLYDIRGPVLKEAQRIEEQGNRVLKLNIGNPAPFGFEAPDAVLVDMIRNLPHAQGYSDSKGILSARTAVSQYYQTKGIQSIGVDDIYLGNGVSELIQLSLNALLNQGDEVLIPAPDYPLWTAATSLAGGKPIHYMCVEEEGWLPDLEDMANKITPRTKGIVVINPNNPTGAVYPKHTLEGILELARKHGLVVFADEIYEKITYDGAQMHNMASLSDDVVTLSFSGLSKAYRVCGYRSGWMAISGPKHTASDYIEGLDLLTNMRLCANVPAQHAIQTALGGYQSINDLILPGGRLLDQRDVAYHRLKAIPGVSVQQASGSLYLFPRLDPEVYPIKDDEQFALDLLRQQRILVTQGTGFNWPNPDHFRLVFLPGVNLLNEALDRIEEYLEGLRERGVRF, encoded by the coding sequence ATGTCGGAAATCAAACAGTCAGCCAAGCTCAACAATGTTCTCTACGACATTCGCGGGCCTGTACTTAAGGAAGCGCAACGCATCGAAGAGCAGGGCAACCGGGTCCTGAAACTGAACATCGGCAACCCCGCGCCGTTCGGTTTTGAAGCGCCCGATGCGGTGTTGGTTGACATGATCCGCAACCTTCCGCACGCGCAAGGCTACTCGGATTCTAAGGGCATTTTGTCGGCCCGCACCGCTGTGAGCCAGTACTACCAGACCAAAGGTATCCAGAGCATCGGAGTGGATGACATCTACCTCGGCAACGGTGTCTCTGAACTGATCCAGTTGAGCCTCAACGCGTTGCTGAATCAGGGTGACGAGGTCCTGATCCCGGCCCCTGACTATCCGTTGTGGACCGCCGCGACCTCGCTGGCGGGTGGTAAGCCCATCCACTACATGTGCGTCGAGGAAGAAGGGTGGCTGCCGGACCTCGAGGACATGGCGAACAAGATCACCCCACGCACCAAGGGCATCGTGGTGATCAACCCGAACAACCCGACCGGTGCTGTCTATCCAAAGCACACCCTTGAGGGTATTTTGGAGCTTGCCCGCAAGCATGGACTCGTGGTTTTCGCGGACGAGATCTACGAGAAGATCACCTATGACGGCGCCCAGATGCATAACATGGCGTCGCTGTCTGATGACGTTGTGACGTTGTCATTCTCTGGGCTTTCGAAGGCCTACCGCGTGTGTGGCTACCGGTCCGGTTGGATGGCTATCTCCGGCCCTAAACACACTGCCTCCGACTACATCGAGGGCCTCGACCTGCTCACGAACATGCGTTTGTGCGCCAACGTTCCAGCGCAGCACGCGATCCAGACCGCGTTGGGCGGTTACCAGTCGATCAATGACCTGATTCTGCCCGGTGGCCGCCTCTTGGATCAGCGCGATGTGGCCTATCACCGTTTGAAAGCGATCCCGGGTGTCTCCGTTCAGCAGGCCAGCGGTTCGCTGTATCTGTTCCCTCGTCTTGACCCGGAGGTCTACCCGATCAAGGATGACGAACAGTTCGCGCTGGACCTGTTGCGGCAGCAACGCATCCTGGTCACGCAGGGCACCGGTTTCAACTGGCCGAACCCGGACCACTTCCGGCTCGTGTTCTTGCCGGGCGTGAACCTGCTCAACGAGGCTCTAGACCGGATCGAGGAATACCTCGAAGGCCTACGCGAGCGCGGCGTACGTTTCTAA
- a CDS encoding exodeoxyribonuclease VII small subunit: protein MTENPTERPDVSTLSYEQARAELINVVQRLEAGGATLEESLELWERGEQLAQRCQAWLDGAQAKLDAAKARREEQEETAAPAAPSEDGTTGA from the coding sequence ATGACGGAAAACCCAACCGAACGCCCAGACGTCTCCACGTTGTCCTATGAACAGGCCCGAGCCGAGCTCATCAACGTCGTGCAGCGGCTTGAAGCCGGCGGAGCAACGCTTGAGGAATCCCTCGAACTGTGGGAACGCGGTGAACAGCTCGCCCAACGCTGCCAAGCATGGCTCGACGGCGCGCAAGCCAAACTCGATGCCGCTAAAGCCCGCCGTGAGGAACAGGAAGAAACAGCGGCGCCGGCTGCCCCATCCGAAGATGGAACAACCGGCGCCTAA
- a CDS encoding 4-hydroxy-3-methylbut-2-enyl diphosphate reductase: protein MSSAAVSLGLPPVPRVRRSREEVEAAAEVSGPKRVLLAEPRGYCAGVDRAVITVEKALEHFGPPIYVRKQIVHNRHVVETLEERGAIFVEETDEVPEGAMVVFSAHGVSPAVHEEAAQRNLRTIDATCPLVTKVHREAVRFAKAGQEILLIGHDGHEEVEGTYGEAPVVTTIVNDVEEARTVQVKNPDSVRWLSQTTLSVDETMEIVEILRERFPNLQDPPSDDICYATTNRQSAIKELAPRADLVIVVGSTNSSNSVRLVEVALQYGAKRAELVDFAREVDESWFEGVATVGVSSGASVPDVLVQEVLDLLAEYGYDVVEPVVTAEEDILFSLPKELRVKLREDGDDSRVLGGRGARPTT, encoded by the coding sequence ATGTCGAGTGCTGCTGTTTCTTTGGGGTTACCTCCGGTTCCGCGTGTGCGCCGTTCTCGTGAAGAGGTTGAGGCTGCGGCTGAGGTGAGTGGGCCAAAGCGTGTGCTTTTGGCTGAGCCGCGTGGTTATTGCGCGGGTGTTGACCGTGCGGTCATCACGGTTGAGAAGGCTTTGGAACATTTCGGTCCGCCGATCTATGTGCGTAAGCAGATTGTGCATAACCGTCACGTTGTTGAGACGTTGGAGGAACGCGGCGCGATCTTCGTGGAGGAGACCGACGAGGTACCTGAGGGCGCGATGGTGGTTTTCTCTGCGCATGGTGTTTCCCCTGCTGTGCACGAGGAAGCGGCGCAGAGGAATTTGCGCACGATTGATGCGACGTGCCCTTTGGTGACGAAGGTTCACCGTGAGGCGGTGCGTTTCGCGAAGGCTGGTCAAGAGATTCTCTTGATTGGTCATGATGGACACGAAGAGGTTGAGGGCACCTACGGTGAGGCGCCTGTGGTGACCACGATCGTGAACGACGTTGAGGAGGCCCGCACGGTTCAGGTGAAGAACCCTGATTCGGTGCGGTGGCTGTCTCAGACAACGTTGTCGGTTGACGAGACAATGGAGATCGTGGAGATTCTGCGTGAGCGTTTCCCTAATCTCCAGGACCCGCCATCGGACGATATTTGTTATGCGACCACGAACCGGCAGTCTGCCATTAAGGAGCTGGCGCCGCGCGCTGACTTGGTGATTGTGGTCGGGTCGACGAACTCGTCCAACTCGGTCCGGTTGGTTGAGGTCGCGTTGCAGTACGGCGCTAAGCGTGCGGAGCTGGTGGACTTTGCGCGTGAGGTGGATGAGTCCTGGTTTGAGGGCGTTGCCACGGTAGGCGTTTCTTCGGGTGCTTCTGTTCCTGATGTTTTGGTTCAGGAGGTTCTGGATCTTCTGGCTGAGTACGGTTATGACGTTGTCGAGCCGGTTGTGACGGCGGAGGAGGACATCTTGTTCTCGCTACCGAAGGAGCTTCGCGTGAAGTTGCGTGAGGACGGCGACGATTCCCGCGTGCTAGGTGGCCGCGGCGCACGCCCAACCACATAG
- the xseA gene encoding exodeoxyribonuclease VII large subunit, whose amino-acid sequence MTETPDAPQPSGDPQAPGGPQALDAALQLPHTEAVPTPDPQRTLAPTAAETTDENPWPLSYFAHNLKTHIERVSNTWVEGQLIEVNHRRGSVFATMRDLEEEASLSLAIWGDVARSLETRPDVGQRVVARIKPNFWLKTGRLSMRVTDMKPVGEGELLLRLEKLRRSLAAEGLFDPDRKKPIPFLPQRIGLITGAHSDAEKDVLRNAELRWPAVAFEVRHVAVQGTRNVPEVLAALEDLDADPQVDVIVIARGGGSLEDLLGFSDERIIRAVASAQTPVVSAIGHENDRPILDDVADLRASTPTDAAKRIIPDVAVEKATILEGLTRINAAMNTMLARARTDLEDRRSRPVLKQPERMVEERRTELSQWEGRLEISMRTALTHSRQEVTHLLDRVRSLSPQKTLERGYSVLQDSTTGRVIMHTEQAPEGSELTARLSDGTLLLTSAGARIASADTQD is encoded by the coding sequence ATGACCGAAACACCCGATGCGCCTCAACCATCCGGTGATCCTCAAGCACCTGGTGGGCCTCAAGCACTCGACGCGGCGCTGCAGCTTCCACATACCGAAGCCGTGCCCACCCCCGACCCGCAGCGCACCTTGGCACCCACCGCCGCGGAAACCACTGACGAAAATCCGTGGCCGCTCAGCTACTTTGCGCACAACCTTAAAACCCACATCGAACGTGTCTCCAATACGTGGGTCGAAGGCCAGCTCATCGAGGTCAACCATCGGCGCGGTTCTGTCTTCGCGACCATGCGTGACCTCGAAGAGGAAGCGTCCCTATCGCTTGCGATCTGGGGTGACGTCGCACGCTCGCTGGAAACCCGGCCCGACGTTGGGCAGCGTGTCGTGGCACGCATCAAGCCGAACTTCTGGCTCAAGACCGGCCGCCTATCGATGCGGGTCACCGACATGAAGCCCGTGGGCGAAGGCGAGCTCTTGCTCCGGCTTGAAAAGCTCCGTCGCTCACTCGCCGCAGAGGGCCTGTTCGATCCCGACCGTAAGAAACCGATCCCGTTCCTTCCGCAACGCATCGGTCTGATCACAGGCGCACACTCCGATGCGGAGAAGGACGTGCTACGCAACGCTGAGCTGCGTTGGCCGGCCGTCGCGTTCGAGGTCCGGCACGTCGCGGTCCAAGGCACCCGCAACGTGCCCGAAGTGCTCGCAGCGCTTGAAGACCTCGATGCAGACCCGCAGGTGGACGTCATCGTGATCGCGCGCGGCGGCGGCTCACTCGAAGACCTCCTCGGTTTCAGCGATGAACGCATCATCCGAGCCGTCGCTTCCGCCCAGACCCCCGTGGTTTCCGCGATCGGGCACGAGAACGACCGCCCCATCCTCGACGACGTCGCAGACCTGCGCGCATCCACCCCAACGGATGCCGCCAAACGCATCATCCCGGACGTCGCGGTAGAGAAAGCGACCATCCTCGAAGGGCTCACGCGTATTAACGCGGCGATGAACACGATGCTCGCCCGTGCCCGCACCGACCTCGAGGACCGCCGTTCCCGCCCCGTGCTCAAACAGCCTGAACGGATGGTCGAGGAACGCCGTACCGAGCTGAGTCAGTGGGAGGGCCGCCTCGAAATCTCGATGCGCACTGCACTCACCCATTCGCGTCAAGAAGTAACGCACTTACTCGACCGGGTCCGTTCGCTCTCCCCGCAGAAGACACTCGAACGCGGCTACTCAGTGCTCCAAGACAGCACCACCGGGCGCGTCATCATGCACACCGAGCAAGCCCCCGAAGGCAGCGAACTCACCGCGAGGCTCAGCGATGGGACACTTCTGCTCACTTCCGCAGGCGCACGGATCGCTTCTGCAGATACACAGGACTAA
- a CDS encoding lamin tail domain-containing protein produces MKPSRFTSRRNSNTNKVLAAAVLSFSLASAPILAPATASAASSAAHTLRADQLVQPDADTAPLTVTELDSGNDNTTTRDYPFVELTNPGSKPVTIGKDGLNLSYITEDTTKTANDVELEVDAPVTIKPNEKVVLWLTPQRENASEAAGEASAEARDGAKASGKPQATQEDIAAFKKAWKLKDSARVEIAHGLESKVEKTFGLRISDSQGKELTRAFTSTETAEPSDVAEPGETAEPSQPAEPNESAAPTDAESPAETTEPTESASEQPSESSSDGPSESPSGSASPSESADPSKEPAPAAGNLGKLLITELVPDSTNVGGSDGYEFIEIYNPTNTAINLRDYQLHYLYILNDLTITNSAEWPMEPHDAVVEPGKTVVVWIKNGPNDNLSAEDFAKHYGVNLEDFTLVENKSAGMANGSPRGMELRTRTGEKVHRVNYNVTGEKDPAKDIGIHYAANPDDPGNANILEKSAATPGSIKPEQAPGSVIDIPEDAEAPVIKDQSPKSLDPNKNGELKFKITDNVQVRRVELTLSSNADPEPQVHNVTNNGDGNYTFTIPKADLLGKRYFEYTVTASDGTNETTTEKVRIPLDGVNTDPMRLNVKDGEFVRGTVPISVASDTPGEKLGVCVNDKPLTDTHASLEKAPTFAFETSQTDTFFRNGVLVDGDVLHIFDEGTYAEWATVSTDVPLTYVTAGKPLQVDIAAGTKAAPGPDPNENNDDFVVRNVRLVLPDGRTLRAPGWEDPTQIIQMGDSTGKVEVLEALFTIPEDAYNAQAAQWDSTTVADGEHTVCGTSPDGTRTERTIKVDNTAPAITTSVKDGEEKRGGFTIDFDATDKGSGLDTIEATLNGEKIDNGTELSSVTMPAGTHTLEITAKDKIGNVSKRTLTFTTPVEQPNGTISNQAGAILNVCTPGSLTARVSDPSGDPLTVSFREGHTSSLENETLTAVSGTVNNANQTERNGDTLTAGGTTTSDTELPFHAFTTAVPEDAGKDALVRVAWEGTTDPGARIRLLVWNTATNAYQEVDVALTDKKTGEATLEAMVPLGEHAVDGEIRAVVQHSEGWAGPNLSGRDSAVEPYHPDDTPRSEYDFTFAWETDTQYYNESFYDHQIAIHNYLLERREPLNLQYLFHTGDIVDKAEQQFQWDNANKAYKMLDDAGLPYGVLAGNHDVGHMSNDFTEYSKNFGAHRFAHNPWYGGSYQNNRGHYDLITAGGHDFIMLYMGWAPGDEEIAWMNEVLKAYPERTAIINLHEYMLTTGGLGPIPQRIYDEVITPNPNVRAVMSGHYHDAYTRVDRFDDNGDGEAERTVTQMLFDYQALPEGGQGFLRLMHFDNKGQHVKVRTFSPSLKQYNAEDATLEPEHQEFTLSYDALGLEARTKSLTTAKARVDVLTAKELGSVENVESDTEAKVSVENLSDGDHTIYVLTTDPYGAKHYSALQRVTIQGGDCDIEKPDNPGTDVEPEKPGEPGKPGEPGKPGKPGDDAAPGKPDDSGKSGTPAKPSAPAKPIAPGKPGGPGGPGKAPDGDSAGAGATGNGATGAGDTSPRQHQPNRPAVALAATGADVTALGLAAVALTMGGAAMAWMLRRRTR; encoded by the coding sequence ATGAAACCTTCGAGGTTCACCTCTCGCCGCAACAGCAACACCAACAAGGTCCTTGCCGCAGCGGTCTTAAGTTTCTCGCTCGCATCCGCGCCCATCCTCGCGCCGGCCACCGCATCGGCAGCAAGCAGCGCCGCACACACGCTGCGGGCTGATCAGCTCGTCCAGCCAGACGCAGATACTGCGCCGCTCACCGTGACCGAACTCGATAGCGGCAACGACAACACCACGACGCGCGACTACCCTTTCGTCGAGCTGACCAACCCCGGCTCTAAGCCAGTCACGATCGGTAAAGACGGCCTCAACCTCAGCTATATCACCGAAGACACCACAAAGACGGCCAACGATGTTGAGCTTGAGGTCGATGCGCCCGTCACCATCAAACCTAACGAGAAGGTTGTGCTGTGGCTGACCCCGCAACGCGAGAACGCCTCCGAAGCGGCTGGCGAGGCATCCGCTGAGGCACGCGACGGCGCCAAGGCCTCCGGCAAGCCACAGGCAACGCAGGAAGACATCGCGGCTTTCAAGAAAGCGTGGAAGCTCAAAGACTCAGCCCGTGTTGAGATCGCGCACGGCCTGGAAAGCAAGGTAGAGAAGACGTTCGGCCTTCGCATCTCCGACTCGCAAGGTAAAGAACTCACCCGAGCGTTCACCTCAACAGAAACCGCCGAACCGAGCGATGTTGCAGAACCCGGCGAGACCGCAGAGCCGAGCCAGCCAGCAGAGCCGAACGAATCGGCAGCACCAACGGATGCTGAATCCCCAGCTGAGACCACGGAACCAACCGAGTCTGCGTCCGAGCAGCCATCCGAGTCCTCTTCCGACGGCCCGTCGGAGTCGCCGTCGGGTTCAGCGTCGCCTTCGGAATCTGCTGACCCGAGCAAGGAACCTGCCCCGGCGGCAGGTAACCTCGGCAAGCTGCTGATCACGGAGCTCGTCCCGGATTCGACCAACGTTGGTGGCTCGGATGGATACGAGTTCATTGAGATCTACAACCCCACCAACACCGCGATCAACCTGCGCGACTACCAGCTCCACTACCTCTATATCCTCAACGACCTCACCATCACTAACTCCGCTGAATGGCCGATGGAACCGCACGATGCGGTGGTTGAGCCGGGTAAAACCGTGGTCGTATGGATCAAAAACGGGCCTAACGACAACCTGAGCGCGGAAGACTTCGCGAAGCATTACGGGGTCAACCTCGAAGACTTCACCCTGGTTGAGAACAAGTCCGCCGGCATGGCCAACGGAAGCCCCCGCGGTATGGAACTGCGCACCCGCACGGGTGAGAAAGTCCACCGCGTCAACTACAACGTGACCGGCGAGAAAGACCCAGCCAAAGACATCGGCATCCACTACGCCGCCAACCCTGATGATCCGGGTAACGCGAACATCCTCGAAAAGAGCGCGGCAACCCCGGGCTCCATCAAGCCAGAACAAGCTCCCGGCAGCGTCATCGACATCCCGGAAGATGCTGAAGCCCCGGTCATCAAAGACCAGAGCCCTAAGTCACTGGACCCCAACAAGAACGGTGAACTGAAGTTCAAGATCACCGACAACGTCCAGGTACGCCGAGTAGAGCTCACCCTCTCCTCCAACGCCGATCCCGAACCGCAGGTCCACAACGTCACCAACAACGGCGACGGAAACTATACGTTCACCATCCCGAAAGCAGACCTGCTCGGTAAGCGCTACTTCGAATACACCGTCACCGCAAGCGACGGAACCAACGAAACCACCACCGAAAAGGTGCGTATCCCGCTCGATGGCGTCAACACGGATCCGATGCGGCTCAACGTCAAAGATGGTGAGTTCGTGCGCGGAACCGTCCCCATCTCGGTGGCATCTGACACCCCGGGCGAAAAACTCGGGGTCTGCGTCAACGACAAGCCACTCACCGATACCCACGCTTCACTCGAAAAAGCACCGACCTTCGCGTTCGAAACCTCCCAAACTGACACCTTCTTCCGCAACGGTGTGCTCGTCGACGGCGACGTCCTCCACATCTTCGACGAAGGCACCTACGCCGAATGGGCCACCGTCTCAACCGATGTGCCACTCACCTACGTGACCGCCGGAAAACCACTCCAGGTCGACATCGCCGCCGGCACGAAAGCCGCACCAGGCCCAGACCCGAACGAAAACAACGACGACTTCGTGGTCCGCAACGTCCGGCTCGTCCTCCCCGACGGCCGCACCCTCCGGGCACCAGGTTGGGAGGACCCCACCCAAATCATCCAGATGGGTGACTCTACCGGCAAAGTCGAAGTCCTCGAAGCGCTCTTCACCATCCCAGAAGACGCCTACAACGCCCAGGCCGCCCAATGGGACTCCACCACCGTGGCCGACGGCGAACACACCGTGTGCGGAACCAGTCCCGACGGCACCCGCACCGAACGAACCATCAAAGTCGACAACACAGCCCCCGCCATCACCACATCCGTAAAGGACGGAGAAGAGAAACGCGGCGGCTTCACCATCGACTTCGACGCAACGGATAAAGGCTCCGGACTCGACACGATCGAAGCCACCCTCAACGGCGAAAAGATCGACAACGGCACCGAACTCTCCAGCGTGACCATGCCAGCCGGCACCCACACCCTGGAAATCACCGCCAAAGACAAGATCGGCAACGTATCCAAACGGACCCTGACCTTCACCACCCCCGTTGAACAACCCAACGGAACCATCTCCAACCAAGCCGGCGCCATCCTCAACGTCTGCACCCCAGGCTCACTGACAGCCCGCGTATCTGACCCGAGCGGTGACCCACTCACCGTGTCCTTCCGCGAAGGCCACACCTCAAGCCTCGAAAACGAGACCCTCACAGCTGTGAGCGGAACCGTCAACAACGCCAACCAAACCGAACGGAACGGCGACACGCTCACTGCCGGGGGCACCACCACATCGGACACTGAGCTTCCATTCCACGCGTTCACCACCGCGGTACCGGAAGACGCCGGCAAGGACGCCCTCGTACGCGTCGCATGGGAAGGCACAACCGACCCCGGCGCCCGCATCCGCCTGCTCGTGTGGAACACGGCAACCAACGCCTACCAAGAAGTCGATGTGGCACTCACCGACAAGAAAACCGGCGAAGCCACACTCGAGGCGATGGTGCCGCTAGGTGAACACGCCGTAGACGGCGAAATCCGCGCCGTAGTCCAACACTCCGAAGGCTGGGCCGGGCCTAACCTCTCCGGACGCGACAGCGCCGTAGAGCCATACCACCCAGACGACACCCCACGCAGCGAATACGACTTCACCTTCGCGTGGGAAACCGACACCCAGTACTACAACGAGTCCTTCTACGACCACCAGATCGCCATCCACAACTATCTGCTGGAACGCCGCGAACCGCTCAACCTGCAGTACCTCTTCCACACCGGCGACATCGTCGATAAAGCCGAGCAACAGTTCCAGTGGGACAACGCCAACAAGGCCTACAAGATGCTCGATGACGCCGGCCTCCCCTACGGCGTGCTCGCCGGTAACCACGACGTCGGGCACATGAGCAACGACTTCACCGAATACTCCAAGAACTTCGGTGCCCACCGCTTTGCACACAACCCGTGGTATGGCGGCTCATACCAGAACAACCGCGGCCACTACGACCTCATCACCGCAGGCGGCCACGACTTCATCATGCTCTACATGGGTTGGGCCCCAGGCGATGAAGAGATCGCGTGGATGAACGAAGTGCTCAAGGCATACCCTGAACGCACCGCGATCATCAACCTCCACGAATACATGCTCACCACCGGTGGGCTCGGCCCGATCCCGCAAAGGATCTACGACGAGGTGATCACCCCGAACCCGAACGTCCGCGCCGTGATGAGCGGCCACTACCACGATGCCTACACGCGAGTGGACCGCTTCGATGACAACGGCGACGGCGAAGCCGAACGCACCGTAACCCAGATGCTGTTCGACTACCAGGCGCTACCCGAAGGCGGCCAAGGCTTCCTACGGCTCATGCACTTCGACAACAAGGGCCAGCACGTGAAAGTCCGCACCTTCTCGCCATCGCTGAAGCAATACAACGCCGAAGACGCGACGCTGGAGCCAGAACACCAAGAGTTCACGCTCAGCTACGACGCCTTAGGCCTCGAAGCGAGAACCAAGTCCCTCACCACAGCCAAGGCACGCGTGGACGTGCTCACCGCGAAGGAACTCGGGTCGGTAGAAAACGTCGAATCCGACACCGAAGCCAAGGTTTCCGTTGAAAACCTCAGCGACGGCGACCACACCATCTACGTTCTAACAACCGACCCATACGGCGCCAAGCACTACTCCGCGCTGCAACGCGTCACCATCCAAGGCGGCGACTGCGACATCGAGAAACCAGACAACCCAGGCACCGACGTCGAACCCGAAAAGCCGGGCGAACCGGGGAAGCCAGGCGAACCGGGGAAGCCGGGTAAACCTGGCGACGATGCGGCGCCGGGCAAGCCAGATGATTCGGGCAAGTCGGGCACACCCGCTAAGCCAAGCGCACCTGCTAAACCTATTGCGCCGGGTAAGCCGGGCGGGCCAGGCGGTCCGGGTAAGGCACCGGATGGTGACTCCGCGGGCGCCGGGGCTACGGGTAACGGGGCTACGGGTGCCGGCGATACCAGCCCTCGACAGCACCAACCGAACCGCCCCGCTGTGGCTCTCGCGGCAACCGGCGCTGATGTCACAGCCCTCGGCCTGGCAGCCGTAGCCCTCACGATGGGCGGCGCAGCCATGGCATGGATGTTGCGGCGACGCACACGCTGA
- a CDS encoding UbiA family prenyltransferase — translation MTADAQRSQGRLKIRWGRFSAALIGALALVGAPVFVGLAALTPMSWWWPLVCFLIAFGTLITLRTWAVQERRQEAWKRAAKQVAAQHEQGKPAQNSDAAIKAESSEDKKQSTEQNTSDASKMDVESSASAAGTENTSAQRGTAAPEQHSNTEEDSDAQGQSATGSDAEKSAEQDVVEEPAPKVSASEVPFDFVADTEALRKAEAEKAAAEAAAAAEDELDADADTEAEADAETEEGSEEAQRVAEATKAGKGWVPHKVPAPGYASKPEAHREKAEPFQAEEEKKPEEVTSIRKSERERAERERLQEALDLDGIMSRRRA, via the coding sequence ATGACCGCAGATGCACAGCGCTCACAAGGACGCCTCAAGATCCGTTGGGGACGATTTAGCGCAGCACTGATTGGTGCCCTAGCTTTGGTGGGCGCGCCAGTTTTCGTGGGGCTCGCCGCACTGACGCCGATGAGCTGGTGGTGGCCGCTCGTCTGCTTCCTGATCGCTTTCGGAACGTTGATCACGTTACGTACGTGGGCTGTTCAGGAGCGCCGTCAAGAAGCGTGGAAGCGCGCAGCGAAACAGGTTGCCGCGCAGCACGAGCAGGGTAAACCTGCGCAGAACTCGGATGCCGCGATCAAGGCTGAGTCTTCGGAAGATAAGAAACAATCCACCGAGCAGAATACGTCCGATGCGTCCAAAATGGATGTAGAAAGCTCCGCATCCGCCGCAGGCACGGAGAACACGTCAGCCCAGCGCGGAACAGCCGCGCCTGAACAGCACAGCAACACTGAGGAGGATAGCGACGCTCAGGGGCAGTCTGCTACTGGTTCAGATGCCGAGAAAAGCGCGGAACAGGACGTAGTTGAGGAACCGGCGCCGAAAGTATCCGCCTCGGAAGTTCCGTTCGATTTCGTAGCTGATACTGAGGCGTTGCGTAAAGCTGAGGCTGAAAAGGCGGCGGCAGAAGCTGCTGCCGCCGCTGAGGATGAACTAGACGCTGATGCCGATACCGAGGCAGAAGCCGACGCCGAGACCGAAGAAGGCTCGGAGGAAGCACAGCGCGTGGCTGAAGCGACTAAGGCCGGTAAAGGCTGGGTTCCGCACAAGGTTCCGGCCCCTGGCTACGCGTCTAAGCCTGAGGCTCACCGCGAGAAGGCCGAACCGTTCCAGGCGGAGGAAGAGAAGAAGCCTGAAGAGGTTACCTCGATCCGTAAGTCTGAGCGTGAACGTGCTGAGCGTGAACGTCTCCAGGAAGCGCTGGACTTGGACGGCATCATGAGTCGCCGCAGGGCATAA
- a CDS encoding DNA recombination protein RmuC, which translates to MEAISILLAVLALIIGLVLGAFAALRWGPGSAERGEIERLRSTVDQLRSGLEQAHEAESRARAEAAGALGRADVLERTQAEYEAQKAEQENTENQILRTLAPMTTKLHELGITVNSMEKQRNRHDATLQEQLRHLIEHDQKLLTTTTALAGALKDTSKRGSWGEIQLRRIVELAGMTRHVDFTEQASVRSRDEAPGGRPDMVVHLPGKGNIAVDAKAPFPDAETFSDQREYELTTAKVLEDRIKELSKRSYQTVLEGSPDVVVCFVPAESMLSRALDVRPQLLDTAFANNVVLASPNTLLAILKGLAVSWRQHQLTDNANALYKEAKTLHERIGIVLGHFNEHGKALNHSVESYNRILSSMNVRLLPSLRRIQELDPAIGPTNAENNLAALDASANPTPHVND; encoded by the coding sequence ATGGAGGCTATTTCAATTCTTTTGGCGGTTCTCGCGCTCATTATCGGACTTGTTCTTGGCGCGTTCGCCGCACTTCGTTGGGGCCCGGGTTCCGCGGAGCGAGGCGAGATCGAGCGGTTACGCTCCACCGTGGATCAGTTGCGCTCCGGGCTCGAACAAGCACATGAAGCCGAATCCCGTGCCCGCGCAGAGGCCGCGGGAGCACTCGGGCGAGCCGACGTTCTAGAACGCACCCAAGCTGAGTACGAAGCGCAGAAGGCCGAGCAGGAGAACACCGAGAACCAGATCCTGCGCACGCTGGCACCCATGACGACCAAGCTCCACGAGCTCGGGATCACCGTCAACAGCATGGAAAAGCAACGCAACCGGCACGACGCAACCCTCCAGGAACAGTTACGCCACCTAATAGAGCACGACCAGAAACTGCTCACCACAACCACAGCGCTCGCCGGGGCGCTCAAAGACACCTCCAAACGCGGCTCGTGGGGCGAGATTCAGCTGCGCCGCATCGTCGAGCTAGCCGGGATGACCCGCCACGTCGATTTCACCGAACAAGCCTCCGTACGCTCCCGCGACGAAGCACCAGGGGGCAGGCCAGACATGGTCGTGCACCTGCCAGGCAAAGGGAACATCGCTGTGGACGCTAAAGCTCCATTCCCAGACGCCGAAACCTTCAGTGACCAACGCGAATACGAGCTCACCACGGCCAAAGTGCTCGAAGACCGCATCAAAGAGCTCAGCAAACGCTCCTACCAGACCGTGCTCGAGGGTAGCCCAGATGTCGTCGTGTGCTTCGTGCCCGCCGAATCGATGCTGTCGCGTGCGCTCGATGTCCGGCCGCAACTACTCGACACCGCGTTTGCGAACAACGTTGTTCTCGCATCCCCCAACACGTTGCTTGCGATCCTCAAAGGGCTCGCCGTGTCATGGCGTCAACACCAACTCACCGACAACGCGAACGCCCTCTACAAGGAAGCGAAAACACTGCACGAACGCATCGGGATCGTGCTCGGGCATTTCAACGAACACGGTAAAGCCCTCAACCACAGCGTTGAAAGCTACAACCGGATCCTCAGCTCCATGAACGTACGGCTACTACCGAGCCTGCGGCGCATCCAAGAACTCGACCCAGCCATCGGGCCAACCAACGCCGAAAACAACCTCGCCGCCCTCGACGCCAGTGCCAACCCGACCCCGCACGTCAATGACTAG